A stretch of Vairimorpha necatrix chromosome 2, complete sequence DNA encodes these proteins:
- a CDS encoding DnaJ subfamily C member: protein MLLVVLGLTMQVVLEECGVQPNGLVLTDYYQKWCPACQKLEPVLSEIDNTLDRHGYDITIQKIDCNECDFNKEEITSSPQFTGYKSYKEIGEFLTSHTDLDKAIFADHIESKPKELLELTDSDMYQGLDGPWIVYFYYKESTKFESIMLELQKIYESKINFGKISYAQSKDLVHQYNLQSYPAIYGFFNGLMVPFLESVNLNELSKFSDKLIEQSFKKLNVSEFKQAIQLLDHGEPLYLVFHTDQSKANQYFAEHAHKYKFKTKIYHTNDKMLFAMASIFPSSKDEKANAEDSDMVKLGVYKNGRFYEYKGNINDENELSAWLFHTHFSYVTEIKSSTFSSIFNGFKPALILLTKDEQFIKEFNDFSADRHLGSPFVNLLFAALNTNEYENFVPSLLPNMETPTLVIYDPINKQFRHTKIPLTKENFTKSAMKVLQMYEHGSLPLYPVIHSYKKYYILAIGFIILGVLIATRTSQHKKRI from the exons atgtTGTTGGTCGTACTTGGTCTAACTATGCAGGTAGTCTTAGAAGAATGTGGCGTACAACCCAATGGTTTGGTACTTACAGATTATTATCAGAAATGGTGCCCAGCATGTCAGAAGCTCGAACCTGTTCTAAGTGAAATTGACAATACACTGGACAGACATGGTTATGATATTACCATTCAGAAAATTGATTGCAATGAATGcgattttaataaagaagaaataactTCTTCCCCACA ATTTACTGGATATAAGTCGTATAAGGAAATAGGAGAGTTTTTAACATCTCATACTGATTTGGATAAAGCAATTTTCGCTGATCATATTGAAAGTAAGCCCAAAGAACTACTCGAACTTACAGATTCGGACATGTATCAAGGATTGGATGGTCCATGGattgtttatttctatTACAAAGAGTCAACAAAATTCGAGTCGATAATGTTAGAACTACAAAAGATTTATGaaagtaaaattaatttcggaaaaatatcatatgCTCAATCTAAAGATCTTGTACATCAGTACAACCTCCAAAGTTATCCAGCTATTTACGGATTCTTTAACGGTTTAATGGTACCATTCCTGGAGTCAGTAAACTTAAATGAATTATCTAAATTCTCAGACAAGTTAATTGAACAAAgcttcaaaaaattaaatgtatCCGAATTCAAACAGGCAATACAACTACTCGATCACGGCGAGCCATTATATTTAGTATTCCATACTGATCAAAGTAAAGCAAATCAATACTTCGCAGAACATGCACACAAGTACAAGTTTAAAACAAAGATTTATCACACAAATGATAAGATGTTATTTGCAATGGCCTCTATATTTCCGTCATCTAAAGATGAAAAAGCTAACGCAGAAGATTCTGATATGGTCAAACTGGgagtttataaaaacggcagattttatgaatataaaGGTAATATTaatgatgaaaatgaaCTATCGGCCTGGCTTTTCCATACTCATTTCAGCTACGTTACTGAGATCAAAAGTTCTACATTTAGTTCCATTTTCAATGGATTTAAACCTGCCTTGATCTTATTGACAAAAGATGAGCAATTTATCAAAGAATTCAATGATTTTTCAGCTGATAGGCATTTAGGTTCTCCTTTCGTAAATTTGCTCTTCGCTGCTTTAAATACAAATGAATATGAAAACTTTGTCCCGTCTTTATTACCGAACATGGAAACTCCTACCTTAGTTATTTATGATCCTATAAATAAGCAATTTAGACACACAAAGATTCCACTTACCAAGGAAAATTTCACTAAATCTGCTATGAAAGTATTACAGATGTATGAACATGGTTCATTGCCGTTATATCCTGTAATTCATTCTTACAAGAAATATTACATACTTGCAATTGGATTTATCATTCTGGGAGTATTAATAGCAACAAGAACAAGTCAACACAAAAAgagaatttaa
- a CDS encoding SMR domain-containing protein, translated as MSNRNFEEEKLFVKDMFPHLTKEDIENLFISSNDINIIITKILDGSYKGINLNMKELSIVNFRQKKQEADLYYPELFNNKGVDVSSGDLDRQKTDAIFSRIKNIKNKLNICKDKKVLEYQTEEKQKLYSELEDLNRKRALMILNKSLQKPGMIDLHGLYTKEALMFASDYIKIYNPKQINFITGCSGNSQSLRPSLINFLIGKGYKIFDKDDPYIKGIKINRS; from the coding sequence ATGTCCAATAGAAATTTTGAAGAAGAGAAATTGTTTGTAAAAGATATGTTTCCACATTTAACTAAAGAGGacatagaaaatttatttatatcatCTAACgatataaatatcataatcactaaaattttagacGGATCTTACAAaggaataaatttaaatatgaaagAATTATCAATAGTAAATTTTAGAcagaaaaaacaagaagCAGATTTATATTATCCAGAATTATTCAATAATAAAGGGGTTGATGTGTCAAGTGGAGATCTTGATAGACAAAAAACGGATGCCATATTTtcaagaattaaaaatattaaaaacaagcTGAATATTTGTAAAGATAAGAAAGTACTCGAATATCAGACGGAAGAAAagcaaaaattatattcagAGCTTGAGGATTTAAACAGAAAAAGAGCTCTAatgattttgaataaaTCTCTGCAAAAACCCGGCATGATAGATTTACATGGATTATATACGAAGGAGGCATTGATGTTTGCAAGCgattacataaaaatttataatccaaaacaaattaattttataactgGATGCAGTGGAAATTCTCAATCTTTGAGACCTTCTcttattaattttcttattgGTAAAGgttacaaaatatttgacaAAGATGATCCATATATTAAAggcataaaaataaatagatCATAA
- a CDS encoding ribosomal protein uL24, whose amino-acid sequence MLAGRKTKSSLRKKQRKALFTAVGKDRLKRMSSHLSEELRSQYGFRSFPVAVGDIVKVHSGPYKGKEGQILEVFLKDYRITVEGCLEENEEKENVPAKLHPCNVTFVKFNMDNGREKQLEEKKIARVQHIEREQKKKVQ is encoded by the coding sequence ATGTTAGCTGGTAGAAAGACGAAATCAAGtctaagaaaaaaacaaagaaaagCTCTTTTTACTGCTGTCGGTAAAGATAGACTAAAAAGAATGAGCAGTCATCTTTCTGAAGAATTAAGAAGCCAATACGGCTTTAGATCATTCCCAGTAGCTGTAGGTGACATTGTTAAAGTACATTCTGGACCATACAAAGGCAAGGAAGGACAAATCTTGGAAGTTTTTCTTAAAGATTATAGAATTACAGTTGAAGGATGTTtagaagaaaatgaagAGAAAGAGAATGTTCCTGCCAAATTACATCCATGTAATGTTACTTTTGTGAAATTTAATATGGACAATGGAAGAGAAAAGCAATTAGAAGAAAAGAAGATTGCTAGAGTTCAACATATTGAAAGAGAACAGAAGAAGAAAGttcaataa
- a CDS encoding putative SP-containing protein: MNLYFPFSLFMLLSLAFRTTNTNENDSGWVVNIVNFTKKHVDHIHDFLINLKNNKFSKEDIIVKLDQLRDKYPHESWTAVKVAILSCYDILNTPASVYMDGKIVEKIVQNNKQEKVKTENNLESVIPNEERDALSAKIIMGNFAGVPKNLLIEDDFINYLLDRYTLVDIDQYNNISKFLHLVKDNKVYAYEEKVIREWPSNSVILGTTKGWENVLIEMIVILINRDKETYAFVKEVLKLFDDYFKNREKNNL; the protein is encoded by the coding sequence ATGAATCTGTATTTTCCATTTTCTCTATTTATGCTTCTATCTCTAGCTTTTCGTACTACAAACACTAATGAAAATGATTCTGGTTGGGTCGTGAATATAGTCAACTTTACAAAAAAGCATGTAGATCATATCCATgactttttaattaatttaaaaaataataaatttagtaaGGAAGATATTATAGTAAAACTTGATCAATTAAGGGATAAATACCCACATGAATCATGGACTGCTGTTAAAGTGGCCATTTTGTCAtgttatgatattttaaatacacCAGCTAGCGTGTATATGGATGGTAAAATTGTTGAAAAAATTGTGCAAAATAACAAACAGGAAAAGGTTAAAacagaaaataatttggaaTCTGTAATTCCAAATGAAGAGAGGGACGCCTTATCCGCTAAAATTATCATGGGGAATTTTGCTGGCGTCCCTAAGAATCTGCTCATTGAagatgattttataaactaCTTGTTAGATCGATATACTCTTGTAGATATCGATCAATACAACAACATAAGCAAGTTTTTACACCTTGTAAAAGACAACAAGGTGTATGCTTATGAAGAAAAGGTGATAAGAGAATGGCCATCGAACTCAGTAATACTCGGTACCACTAAAGGGTGGGAAAACGTACTAATTGAGATGATcgtaatattaataaatagaGATAAGGAGACTTATGCCTTTGTAAAAGAGGTATTGAAACTTTTTGATGATTATTTTAAGAACCGGGAAAAGAATAACTTATAA
- a CDS encoding RRM domain-containing protein, with translation MKPGCSVFVGNIDFEVPVDKLIDELGAVGKVVDFKLMVDKNTNKSKGFGFCEYESPLIAEKAIKQLNISFNNRPVVINYAEKDGPTEQKEETGTLDINNIINVLNNMDADNLKEVILYLKNLSISQPTYFKELLSKNPELVYALVYSLKLLKLVDDSLIKDFIKQSFKIKDNKLQILERIRSINDDELQTFPDDVKEKILYLRNSLFRKKE, from the coding sequence ATGAAGCCAGGATGCAGTGTCTTTGTTGGGAACATAGACTTCGAAGTCCCAGTAGACAAACTTATTGATGAATTGGGCGCTGTAGGGAAAGTAGTGGATTTTAAGTTGATGGTCGACAAAAACACAAACAAATCTAAAGGATTTGGATTTTGTGAATATGAATCTCCTCTTATAGCAGAAAAGGCCATTAAACAATTAAACATCTCATTTAATAACAGACCGGTTGTAATTAATTACGCCGAAAAAGATGGTCCAACAGAGCAAAAAGAAGAAACAGGAACTTTAGATATAAACAATATCATCAATGTACTCAATAATATGGACGCGGATAACTTAAAAGAAgtaattttgtatttaaaaaatttgtcaaTATCCCAGCctacatattttaaagaactACTTAGCAAAAACCCAGAACTTGTTTACGCACTGGTCTACTCACTAAAACTACTTAAACTTGTAGATGATTCATTAatcaaagattttattaagcAAAGTTTTAAGATTAAAGACAAcaaattacaaatattagaaaGAATCAGAAGTATAAACGACGACGAACTTCAAACATTCCCTGATGATGTAAAGGAAAAAATACTCTACTTGCGCAATAgtttatttagaaaaaaagaataa
- a CDS encoding ATP-binding cassette sub-family G member gives MNSKIKEIEFKNVYYEKILKNTKNPKEYDKKLDFIAGTIKSGRLTGVVGNKNCGQNDLLKILVGFIKEESKTYGEIFYNGKERNVEEWKKIVHFVPSESIYYPHFTIYEVLMFYISFNKNLSHTNKDKKIVEILKKCKIFHKKDVFMRKLTFAEYQKANIAISFINNPEVLIIEEPAVGLDSKNALEIYHILKRYAQENNSIVIVSDYQNKDCLFNYLDDLIILTKKGLFYNGSNKELENFLEEKKFEKDDKLSIPEFLSVLLSEKITLKEGEKYKDFVEKIIENNKSKDAKPTICNNIKTLSWKSNMSDIFNLSKQTVKMLLDEDGSTKQFFYVFILVFIPLLNILGHIFYSIKTFEISISEDLNSCSYYDIFLLSYLITTYIFSFYLYAGIFTSYLGEWNSDNFYQEYLNNRYNFGTYFYSLFFYNFVKNFGIFIFQLFFLCILYRNILLYPSILCFSLFFIVCFAILQTISSIFTFFSFWNFLIFLILNEFENYIDYVKDSNSVDYGIFGYLFIINPLHLYKLFMNSRCFNLSDRFENQKNILNLLGNIMKNKTMELGYNEGKKLLIIYKDFGDWSDCITLSLLFSVMCSLIMSTIIFFKVYYIPNIRIKLTK, from the coding sequence ATGAATTCTaagataaaagaaatagagtttaaaaatgtttactatgagaaaatattaaaaaatacaaaaaaccCCAAAgaatatgataaaaaattagattttATTGCCGGCACAATCAAATCTGGTAGACTGACAGGCGTAGTAGGCAATAAAAACTGTGGCCAAAATgacttattaaaaatattggtcggttttattaaagaagaatcaaaaacatacggagaaattttttacaacgGCAAAGAAAGAAATGTTGAAGAATGGAAAAAAATCGTGCATTTTGTGCCGAGTGAAAGTATTTATTATCCTCATTTTACAATCTACGAAgttttaatgttttatatatcatttaataaaaatctaagtcatacaaataaagataaaaaaattgtagaaattttaaaaaaatgtaaaatttttcataaaaaagatgttTTTATGCGAAAATTGACATTTGCCGAATATCAAAAAGCAAATATCGcaatatcttttattaataatccTGAAGTTTTAATTATTGAAGAACCTGCAGTAGGTCTTGATTCAAAAAATGcattagaaatttatcatatattaaaaagatacGCGCAAGAAAACAATTCTATCGTTATTGTAAGCgattatcaaaataaagattGTCTGTTTAATTATTTGGATGATTTGATAATATTGACAAAAAAGggattattttataatggTTCTAACAAAGAATtggaaaattttttagaagaaaaaaaatttgaaaaagatGACAAACTATCAATTCcagaatttttaagtgtTTTATTATCAGAAAAAATAACTTTAAAGGAAGGAGAGAAGTATAAAGATTttgtagaaaaaataatagaaaacaataaaagtAAAGACGCAAAACCAACGATCtgtaataatattaagaCTTTAAGTTGGAAATCTAATATGTcagatatttttaatttatcgAAACAAACTGTCAAAATGCTATTAGACGAAGATGGATCAACTAAACAATTCTTTTATGTGTTCATATTGGTGTTTATTCCACTATTGAATATTTTGGGTCACATATTTTACAGTATAAAAACTTTTGAAATTTCAATCTCAGAAGATTTAAACAGTTGTTCATATTAcgatattttcttattgaGTTATTTAATTACGACTTACATTTtcagtttttatttatacgCAGGAATATTTACAAGTTACCTTGGCGAATGGAACAGTGATAATTTCTATCAAGAATATCTCAATAATAGATACAATTTCggaacatatttttattctttatttttttacaatttcgttaaaaattttggaatttttattttccaattattttttctatgtattttatatagaaaCATATTATTGTATCCTTCAATATTATGTTtctcattattttttattgtttgttTTGCTATTTTACAAACCATATCGtcaatttttacatttttttcgttttggaattttttaattttcttaattttaaatgagtttgaaaattatattgattATGTAAAAGATTCAAATTCTGTTGATTATGGTATATTTggttatttatttattattaatccTTTACATTTATACAAGTTGTTTATGAATTCTagatgttttaatttatcgGATAGATttgaaaatcaaaaaaatattttaaatttgttaggtaatataatgaaaaataaaacaatggAGTTGGGATATAATGAAGGAAAAAagttattaattatttataaggATTTCGGAGATTGGTCAGATTGCATAACATTGAGTTTACTTTTTAGTGTTATGTGTTCTCTAATTATGTCgactattatatttttcaaagttTATTATATTCCAAATATcagaataaaattaacaaaataa
- a CDS encoding putative sodium-coupled neutral amino acid transporter — protein sequence MPNFDTKSAICYLISSMLGSGINYMPAAFNKSGYLFAFGFLFIVACITGFTVYNLLRCCKKTNQTRTDGPITYSAITDNKKSILSPTVKTALVAASFSTTVGFQNYLRELIFIQISQYFPEQSSSIFSTAKVAILSVLAMSFFGLGMIKNTDKLKIVSKAGVFCVCSLIAVLSILNLSLKDFIYKIPVETCREINYTYSLSLFVMSMFVQASVPILFTSLENQSKKNLIIISSILGLSGFLIYGSAGFLGYRLMGSYIGLNDLMRVFLDDNLPLNQYLINNTSINPIYSSVLRYLLKYQGICGMIIILASFPMTFAPTLNFCKELLPVKYRDSTSFHGLIVASLVALATSINLIPNMSLDFIYMMLGPTAANYIAFFLPSLLYILYGENKAPFKKILSTIIMTMSALYMCYGSYNAISSLFVTSPGLEENAF from the coding sequence ATGCCAAATTTCGATACTAAATCAGCAATATGTTATTTAATCAGTTCTATGTTAGGATCTGGTATTAACTATATGCCAGCtgcttttaataaatctggttatttatttgcatttggttttttatttatagtagCTTGTATAACGGGATTTACAGTATATAATTTGCTCAGATGTTGCAAGAAAACAAATCAAACGCGTACTGATGGCCCTATTACTTATTCTGCTATAACtgacaataaaaaatcgaTTCTTTCGCCTACAGTAAAAACCGCACTAGTTGCAGCCTCATTTTCCACTACAGTTGGATTCCAAAACTATTTACGAgaacttatttttattcaaatttCTCAATATTTTCCTGAACAATCAAgttcaattttttcaacTGCCAAAGTGGCGATTTTATCAGTTCTTGCTATGTCATTTTTTGGATTGGGAATGATTAAAAACACAGATAAATTAAAGATTGTGTCAAAAGCCGGTGTATTTTGTGTGTGCTCTCTTATTGCTGTTTTATCAATATTGAATCTTAGcttaaaagattttatttacaaaattccAGTAGAAACATGTCGGGAAATTAATTACACATACAGTTTATCATTGTTTGTAATGTCAATGTTTGTGCAAGCCAGTGTTccaattttatttacttcATTGGAAAATCAGagtaagaaaaatttaattattatttcatcAATACTGGGACTTTCAGGATTTCTGATTTATGGCTCGGCTGGATTTTTAGGATACAGGCTTATGGGGTCTTATATCGGGCTAAATGATCTTATGAGAGTTTTTCTTGACGACAATTTGCCTTTAAATCAATATCTTATTAATAACACTTCAATTAATCCCATTTATTCGAGCGTATTAAGATATTTACTGAAATACCAAGGCATTTGTGGAAtgattataatattagCAAGCTTCCCTATGACCTTCGCAcctactttaaatttttgcaaGGAATTATTACCAGTAAAATACAGAGACTCGACATCTTTCCATGGACTTATAGTCGCTTCTCTAGTGGCCTTAGCAACATCAATTAATCTTATACCTAACATGTCTTTAgactttatttatatgatgCTTGGACCTACGGCAGCAAATTACATTGCATTTTTTCTGCcttctttattatatattttatatggaGAAAATAAAGCaccttttaaaaaaattttgtcaACAATAATAATGACAATGAGTGCATTATATATGTGTTATGGAAGTTATAATGCAATATCAAGTCTATTCGTAACAAGCCCTGGCTTAGAAGAAAATGCATTCTAA